The Noviherbaspirillum saxi genome includes a window with the following:
- a CDS encoding electron transfer flavoprotein-ubiquinone oxidoreductase, with the protein MNKELLEQYGPRDAMEYDVVIVGGGPAGLSAAIRLKQLATEQGKEVSVCVLEKGSEIGAHILSGAVMDPIAISELFPNWKELGAPLDVPVTEDRFLFLTETKALKTPNWMLPGCFQNHGNYVISLGNVVRWLGQQAEALGVEIFPGFTAAEVLYHDDGSVKGVATGNMGIGKDGNSTDAFQLGMELHAKYTFFAEGARGHLGKQLMAQFNLNEGKDPQTYGIGIKELWEIDPKLHQPGLVIHTAGWPLDSSTYGGSFLYHLDNNQVAVGYVVGLAYENPYLSPFEEFQRYKTHPEIRTFFEGGKRLSYGARAITAGGLQSLPKLTFPGGALIGCEAGFLNASRIKGSHAAMKTGMLAAEAAFEALGNNRQHDELTAYPEAFKQSWLHEELHKARNFKPWMSKGLYLGTLMVGIDQVLFKGKAPWTLRHTHADHECLKPASECQPIQYPKPDGKLTFDRLSSVFISNTNHAEEQPSHLTLKNADVPVKLNLAQYAGPEARFCPAGVYEFVKIDSGDDRLQINAQNCVHCKTCDIKDPTQNIVWVTPEGGGGPNYPNM; encoded by the coding sequence ATGAACAAAGAACTCTTGGAGCAATACGGTCCGCGCGACGCGATGGAATACGACGTCGTCATCGTCGGCGGCGGCCCGGCCGGCTTGTCGGCAGCGATCCGCCTGAAGCAGCTGGCGACGGAACAAGGCAAGGAAGTATCGGTCTGCGTGCTGGAAAAAGGCAGCGAGATCGGCGCGCATATTCTGTCCGGCGCAGTGATGGACCCGATCGCAATCAGCGAGCTGTTCCCGAACTGGAAAGAACTCGGTGCACCGCTGGACGTGCCGGTCACCGAAGACCGCTTCCTGTTCCTGACCGAAACCAAAGCACTCAAGACCCCGAACTGGATGTTGCCGGGCTGCTTTCAGAACCACGGCAACTACGTGATTTCGCTGGGCAACGTGGTGCGCTGGCTCGGCCAGCAAGCCGAAGCGCTTGGCGTGGAAATCTTCCCCGGCTTTACCGCCGCCGAAGTGCTGTATCACGACGATGGCTCGGTCAAAGGCGTGGCCACCGGCAATATGGGCATTGGCAAGGATGGCAATTCGACCGATGCCTTTCAGCTCGGCATGGAACTGCATGCGAAATACACCTTCTTCGCCGAAGGCGCGCGCGGCCATCTGGGCAAGCAGTTGATGGCGCAGTTCAACTTGAATGAGGGCAAGGATCCGCAGACTTACGGCATCGGCATCAAGGAATTGTGGGAAATCGATCCCAAGCTGCATCAGCCAGGCCTGGTGATCCACACCGCCGGCTGGCCGCTCGATAGCAGCACCTATGGCGGTTCCTTCCTGTATCACCTGGACAATAACCAGGTCGCGGTTGGCTATGTGGTGGGCTTGGCGTACGAGAATCCCTACCTGTCGCCGTTCGAGGAATTCCAGCGCTACAAGACCCATCCGGAAATCCGCACATTCTTCGAAGGCGGAAAACGCCTGTCCTACGGCGCACGGGCGATCACCGCGGGCGGCTTGCAGTCGTTGCCTAAGCTGACCTTCCCCGGTGGTGCACTGATCGGCTGCGAGGCAGGATTCCTGAATGCGTCGCGTATCAAGGGCAGTCATGCGGCGATGAAGACCGGCATGCTGGCCGCCGAAGCGGCATTCGAGGCGTTGGGCAATAACCGCCAGCACGATGAACTGACGGCCTATCCGGAAGCATTCAAGCAATCGTGGCTACACGAAGAACTGCACAAGGCGCGTAACTTCAAGCCGTGGATGAGCAAGGGCTTGTACCTCGGCACGCTGATGGTCGGCATCGACCAGGTGCTGTTCAAAGGCAAGGCGCCGTGGACACTGCGCCACACGCATGCCGACCATGAATGCCTGAAGCCGGCATCGGAATGCCAGCCGATCCAATACCCGAAGCCGGACGGCAAGTTGACGTTCGACCGTCTGTCGTCGGTATTCATCTCGAACACCAACCACGCCGAAGAGCAGCCGTCGCATTTGACGCTGAAGAATGCGGACGTGCCGGTGAAGCTCAACCTCGCGCAATACGCAGGTCCGGAAGCACGTTTCTGCCCGGCCGGCGTGTACGAATTCGTGAAGATCGACAGTGGAGATGATCGCCTGCAGATCAATGCGCAGAACTGCGTGCACTGCAAGACCTGCGACATCAAGGACCCGACGCAGAACATCGTGTGGGTCACGCCGGAAGGTGGCGGCGGCCCGAACTATCCGAACATGTAG
- a CDS encoding acyl-CoA dehydrogenase family protein, protein MIVQQPSEDQKLAVESFRKFLEAEVRPFAKQFRDQHIPKEKMREITQRIAEFGLPGANVSEEFGGMGLSIVTEAMLFEELCAVSLDIGLCVMINKGMAVTLAELPPSQAHLRDKYLADIMAGKTFGGFCISEPDVGSNVADIKATAKRDGDHFIINGEKTWISNGDYSDFLIVTARTGGPGELSHILVDRKDGYESRNIDKIALNGQSTAQVFFSDVRVPVANIVWEEGKALKNTMKLFEKARANVGMLSVGLMRASLEASIAYAKERKQFGKPIAAHQLVAAKLAEMATMTDAARLMCFRAFSMMDAGIRCDVQSSMAKWFATEMAVKVCRDGVQIHGGNGLTKEFDVERLAREAIVIPIPDGTTEIQKLMIARALTGIGAFI, encoded by the coding sequence ATGATCGTTCAACAACCCTCTGAAGACCAGAAGCTCGCAGTCGAAAGCTTCCGCAAGTTCCTGGAGGCGGAAGTCCGTCCCTTCGCCAAGCAATTTCGCGATCAGCATATTCCCAAAGAGAAGATGCGTGAAATCACGCAGCGCATCGCCGAGTTCGGCCTGCCAGGTGCCAATGTTTCCGAAGAGTTCGGCGGCATGGGCCTGTCGATCGTTACCGAAGCGATGCTGTTCGAGGAACTGTGCGCGGTGTCGCTCGACATCGGCCTGTGCGTGATGATCAACAAGGGCATGGCGGTCACGCTGGCCGAACTGCCGCCGTCGCAAGCGCACCTGCGCGACAAATATCTGGCCGACATCATGGCCGGCAAGACCTTTGGCGGCTTCTGCATCAGCGAACCGGATGTCGGTTCCAATGTGGCGGACATCAAGGCCACCGCCAAGCGCGACGGCGACCACTTCATCATCAACGGTGAAAAGACCTGGATTTCGAATGGCGACTACTCGGATTTCCTGATTGTCACGGCACGCACCGGCGGCCCCGGCGAGTTGTCGCACATCCTGGTCGATCGCAAGGACGGCTACGAGTCGCGCAACATCGACAAGATCGCGCTGAACGGCCAGTCCACCGCACAGGTTTTCTTCTCGGACGTACGTGTGCCTGTCGCCAACATCGTGTGGGAAGAGGGCAAGGCGCTGAAGAACACGATGAAGCTGTTCGAAAAGGCGCGCGCCAACGTCGGCATGCTGTCCGTTGGCCTGATGCGCGCATCGCTGGAGGCATCGATTGCCTATGCGAAGGAACGCAAGCAGTTCGGCAAGCCGATCGCTGCGCACCAGCTGGTCGCGGCCAAGCTCGCCGAGATGGCGACCATGACAGATGCGGCGCGCCTGATGTGCTTCCGCGCCTTCTCCATGATGGACGCCGGCATTCGTTGCGACGTGCAATCGTCGATGGCGAAATGGTTTGCAACCGAGATGGCAGTCAAGGTCTGCCGCGACGGCGTGCAGATCCATGGCGGCAATGGTCTGACCAAGGAGTTCGACGTTGAGCGTCTGGCGCGTGAGGCAATCGTCATCCCGATTCCGGACGGCACGACCGAGATTCAAAAGTTGATGATTGCGCGTGCATTGACGGGCATCGGCGCCTTTATCTAA
- a CDS encoding LuxR C-terminal-related transcriptional regulator translates to MNFDKLLVATKFAPPRIGTRYIPRKQLLHHLRNTQHCTVALVSASAGFGKTILLVQWRQELMKSGAEVAWLSLSHEDKQLRGFCSYLLAAFQRMGIQIEEDMLQESSSGKSLDAVVAVVASEAEKIAKELYLIIDDYHYVEDPWAHRLMQKLLDHCPANLHFLIASRVSPPLSLRRLRLVDQVAEIGFTELPFDLDETRVFFEQNLSAVKLTADELRLIHDMTIGWPASLQLIAIMLRNRPQTREKLHSFLWRSTDLQAYLAEDVVAHLPSELTAFMESVSVCRRFNAELAAFITENDRAAELLKRAEDESLLIYRIESDDRSPWYRFHPLFGEFLASRLAHRGQGTVEALHRRASQWFAEHDFLVESVRHANLGGDLDFAVKAIEHAAPANWSLSYISPMLHLLDRLPQETLFAHPKLFFLGCLTYALTAHPGEAEQWLEKVRRSDAAKNPAISSKLALADATIALQRDDSKRAIDLLEPTYYNVSLDNRFLRYVYLSALAAAYLAAGRLSDSRRLLDDNPVPPEDRDTDVALIVESSRAGIFLIEGNVKEAARVGATILARAETACGRGSVPANLCATTLSDAYYELDRIDDAREVLANRTGVLRSSMPDVMARASLCHARLDMLQETPDVAVEFLQTQVAHFHSLGLDRPLAYMHAEQVKILLAKGDHVRATELVTKLNALGVTHRDAAGYRAEIPIIAALARSRLALANCNPGEALNTLEEVHRFAEKLGRARMLVMANLLAAIALADLKRHDEAAACLIQAVQSGATLGLVRTFLDEGERVSELLATLANNAALVATLDAPTAQYLDSMLGRFGRISPSAQGARKSNQGNASAQATLTPRELEILGLVSQAMSSKRIGLTLNITADTVNWNIRNILAKLGVSSRYDAMTWARRQGLIE, encoded by the coding sequence ATGAATTTCGATAAACTACTTGTGGCAACGAAGTTTGCGCCGCCGCGTATCGGCACCCGCTACATTCCTCGTAAGCAATTACTTCACCACCTGCGCAATACACAGCACTGCACAGTCGCGCTGGTAAGCGCCAGTGCCGGCTTCGGAAAAACCATTCTTCTCGTCCAATGGCGTCAGGAACTCATGAAGTCCGGTGCCGAAGTGGCGTGGCTGTCGTTAAGCCACGAAGATAAGCAATTGCGGGGCTTTTGTTCGTATTTGCTCGCAGCATTCCAGCGGATGGGGATCCAGATTGAAGAGGACATGCTGCAGGAAAGCAGCAGCGGAAAATCGTTGGATGCCGTGGTGGCGGTCGTGGCCAGCGAAGCCGAGAAAATCGCCAAGGAACTCTACCTGATCATCGACGACTATCACTACGTCGAGGACCCGTGGGCGCACAGGCTGATGCAGAAATTGCTCGATCATTGTCCCGCGAACCTGCACTTCCTCATAGCATCGCGCGTCTCGCCACCGCTGAGCCTCAGGCGCTTGCGCCTGGTGGACCAAGTCGCAGAGATCGGGTTCACGGAGCTGCCTTTCGACTTGGACGAAACGCGCGTTTTCTTTGAGCAGAATCTCAGTGCAGTGAAATTGACCGCGGATGAGCTCCGCTTGATCCATGATATGACGATTGGCTGGCCAGCCAGCCTGCAACTGATTGCCATCATGTTGAGAAACCGTCCGCAAACGCGGGAAAAGCTGCATTCGTTTCTGTGGCGATCGACCGACCTGCAGGCATATCTCGCCGAAGACGTCGTTGCCCATCTGCCGTCGGAGCTGACCGCGTTCATGGAATCGGTCTCGGTGTGCCGGCGCTTCAACGCAGAACTCGCCGCCTTCATCACAGAAAACGATCGTGCGGCCGAATTGCTCAAGCGCGCCGAAGACGAAAGCCTGCTGATTTACCGAATCGAGTCGGATGACCGCTCGCCGTGGTACCGCTTCCACCCGCTGTTCGGCGAATTCCTCGCGAGCCGCCTGGCACATCGAGGACAGGGTACCGTCGAAGCCTTGCACCGCCGTGCCAGCCAGTGGTTCGCCGAACACGATTTTCTGGTGGAGTCCGTGCGTCATGCCAATCTGGGCGGCGATCTCGATTTTGCGGTCAAGGCCATCGAACACGCGGCGCCGGCCAACTGGAGCTTGTCTTACATCAGCCCCATGCTGCATCTGCTCGATCGCTTGCCCCAGGAAACCTTGTTTGCGCATCCCAAGCTGTTCTTTCTTGGCTGCCTGACTTACGCATTGACTGCCCATCCGGGAGAAGCGGAACAGTGGCTTGAGAAGGTCCGGCGCAGCGATGCCGCAAAGAATCCCGCAATCTCATCCAAGCTCGCGCTGGCGGATGCGACGATCGCATTGCAGCGTGACGATAGCAAGCGGGCCATCGACCTGCTTGAGCCGACCTACTATAACGTGTCACTCGACAATCGATTTTTGCGCTACGTCTATTTGTCAGCGCTTGCGGCAGCCTATCTTGCGGCCGGTCGCTTAAGCGACTCACGCCGGCTTCTTGACGACAATCCGGTGCCCCCCGAAGACCGCGACACCGACGTGGCGCTCATTGTCGAGTCCTCGCGCGCTGGCATTTTCCTGATCGAAGGCAACGTGAAGGAGGCGGCACGCGTCGGCGCGACCATTCTTGCCCGTGCGGAGACGGCGTGTGGGCGTGGTTCCGTCCCAGCAAACCTTTGTGCAACGACGCTGTCCGATGCCTATTACGAGCTTGACCGGATCGACGATGCACGCGAGGTGCTCGCCAACCGCACCGGCGTGCTTCGGTCTTCGATGCCGGACGTCATGGCGCGCGCCTCACTCTGCCATGCGCGCCTGGACATGTTGCAGGAGACGCCCGATGTCGCCGTCGAATTCCTTCAAACACAAGTCGCCCATTTCCATAGTCTCGGATTGGATCGTCCCCTCGCTTATATGCATGCCGAACAAGTCAAAATCCTTCTCGCCAAGGGGGACCATGTTCGTGCCACTGAACTGGTGACGAAACTGAACGCGCTAGGAGTGACCCATCGGGACGCGGCAGGCTACCGTGCCGAAATCCCGATCATCGCGGCGTTGGCACGTTCGCGGCTTGCGCTCGCCAATTGCAATCCCGGTGAGGCGCTCAATACCTTGGAGGAGGTTCACCGGTTTGCCGAGAAGTTGGGGCGCGCCAGAATGCTCGTCATGGCCAATCTGCTTGCGGCGATCGCTCTTGCCGATCTGAAGCGGCATGATGAAGCGGCCGCATGCCTGATTCAAGCTGTGCAGTCGGGGGCTACGCTCGGCTTGGTACGAACCTTTCTCGACGAGGGAGAACGCGTCAGCGAGCTGCTCGCCACGCTGGCGAACAATGCCGCTCTGGTTGCCACACTGGATGCACCTACGGCGCAATATCTCGACAGCATGCTAGGCCGATTCGGCCGGATCAGTCCGTCGGCGCAGGGGGCACGTAAATCGAACCAAGGCAATGCCTCGGCTCAGGCGACTCTTACGCCACGCGAACTGGAAATACTTGGCCTGGTTTCGCAAGCGATGTCCAGCAAACGAATTGGATTGACACTCAACATCACCGCCGACACGGTGAACTGGAATATCAGGAACATTCTTGCGAAGCTGGGGGTATCGAGCCGTTACGATGCGATGACCTGGGCGCGCCGGCAGGGGCTGATTGAATAG
- a CDS encoding TetR/AcrR family transcriptional regulator, with product MGKGTNTRAAILEQAIHIACHDGLERVTIGSLADQLGMSKSGVHVHFGSHAKLQLEVVKAYACKFEAAVMLPALSSPAGLPRLHTILAHWIRHLSSAEGRDALCINCAAELEGPATEVREELVSLVRSSRAMLETCVRQAVKLGQLAANADDCQLAHELHGMMLLLHHDTRFMRQREAAVRTDKAVRRLLEGFCSSAVKDSSPRSCETQAVLATLID from the coding sequence ATGGGCAAAGGTACAAACACGCGCGCAGCCATTCTCGAGCAGGCGATTCACATCGCCTGCCATGATGGATTGGAGCGAGTGACGATAGGCAGTCTCGCCGACCAGCTTGGAATGAGCAAAAGCGGAGTGCACGTCCACTTCGGATCGCACGCCAAATTGCAGCTCGAAGTCGTGAAAGCTTATGCCTGCAAATTCGAGGCAGCGGTAATGCTGCCGGCCCTCTCATCGCCAGCCGGGCTGCCGCGTTTGCATACCATACTTGCGCACTGGATCAGGCACCTTTCGTCCGCGGAGGGCCGTGATGCGCTGTGCATCAATTGTGCCGCTGAGCTTGAAGGCCCGGCGACAGAGGTCCGCGAAGAGCTGGTTTCGCTTGTGCGATCTAGCCGTGCGATGCTGGAGACGTGCGTGCGGCAGGCGGTTAAGTTAGGTCAACTGGCTGCCAACGCCGATGACTGCCAGCTCGCCCATGAATTGCACGGAATGATGCTTCTCCTGCACCATGACACACGTTTCATGCGACAGCGCGAGGCGGCGGTTCGGACAGACAAGGCCGTCCGGCGCTTGTTGGAGGGTTTCTGCAGCAGCGCAGTTAAGGACTCTTCACCACGCTCATGCGAGACGCAGGCCGTACTCGCGACCCTCATCGATTAA
- a CDS encoding thiolase family protein, protein MENIYIVGVGMTPFGRHADKTVKQLTAWAAEDALKDAGCDRKWVQAAFFGNCTQGHFDGQHMIRGQVALLPAGFDSIPIFNVEGACASASQAFHLATTQLRAGLADVAIAVGVEKMFYPDKSKMFSAFESAWDIETLEQNKQYLANMGKDIVPPPGSQSDKPYSPFMDVYAALARGFMSRFGITQRQIAAVASKNHGHSVHNERSQYRVPMSIEEVLAAPPITYPLTMTMCSPISDGAAAAIVCTESALKKYGFDKSRAIKVMASIVRSAAARAADDHENACMKLSAKAAFEQAGISPKDINVAELHDATAIGELMAYEAIGLGEVGTAGIAAERGETTLGGRLPINPSGGLESKGHPIGATGLGQIFELVEQLRGNCGKRQVEGARFALQGNGGGLWRVEEATEHIGIFGRA, encoded by the coding sequence ATGGAAAACATTTACATCGTTGGCGTCGGCATGACCCCGTTCGGTCGCCATGCAGACAAGACCGTCAAGCAACTGACCGCGTGGGCCGCCGAAGACGCGTTGAAGGATGCCGGCTGCGACCGCAAGTGGGTGCAAGCCGCTTTCTTCGGCAACTGCACGCAAGGCCATTTCGACGGCCAGCATATGATTCGCGGCCAGGTCGCGCTGCTGCCGGCGGGCTTTGACAGCATCCCCATCTTCAACGTCGAAGGCGCCTGCGCCTCGGCCAGCCAGGCCTTCCATCTGGCGACCACGCAACTGCGTGCCGGCTTAGCCGACGTGGCGATCGCGGTGGGTGTCGAGAAGATGTTCTACCCCGACAAGTCCAAGATGTTCTCCGCCTTTGAATCGGCCTGGGACATAGAGACCCTGGAGCAAAACAAGCAATACCTGGCCAACATGGGCAAGGACATCGTGCCGCCGCCCGGTTCGCAGTCGGACAAACCGTATAGCCCGTTCATGGATGTGTATGCGGCGCTGGCGCGCGGCTTCATGTCGCGCTTCGGCATCACCCAGCGCCAGATCGCTGCGGTGGCATCGAAGAACCACGGCCACTCGGTGCACAACGAGCGTTCGCAATACCGCGTGCCGATGAGCATCGAAGAGGTGCTGGCGGCGCCGCCGATCACCTATCCGCTGACCATGACGATGTGCTCGCCGATCTCCGATGGCGCGGCCGCCGCAATCGTCTGCACCGAGTCGGCGCTGAAGAAATACGGCTTCGACAAGAGCCGCGCGATCAAGGTGATGGCGAGCATCGTGCGCTCGGCGGCGGCGCGCGCCGCCGACGACCACGAGAACGCCTGCATGAAACTGAGCGCCAAGGCGGCTTTCGAGCAGGCCGGCATCAGCCCCAAGGACATCAACGTCGCCGAACTGCACGATGCCACCGCGATCGGCGAGCTGATGGCTTATGAAGCGATCGGCCTGGGCGAGGTCGGCACGGCCGGCATCGCCGCTGAGCGCGGCGAGACCACGCTGGGCGGCCGGCTGCCGATCAATCCGTCGGGCGGCCTGGAATCGAAGGGCCATCCGATCGGTGCGACCGGTCTGGGTCAGATCTTCGAACTGGTCGAGCAGCTGCGCGGCAATTGCGGCAAGCGCCAAGTCGAAGGCGCCCGCTTTGCGCTCCAGGGCAACGGCGGCGGTTTGTGGCGTGTCGAAGAAGCGACCGAACACATCGGCATTTTCGGCCGCGCTTGA
- a CDS encoding DUF2889 domain-containing protein, translating into MSNHSSVPAPSAPVFAHRRTIDCQSARREDGLWELQATLHDFKGTPFPTATGGKVMPGEALHHMQLTLVFNDALTIQTAQTRLFSGPAPDCHHVDTSYDALIGMTLGPGFSRQAQERFGGIRGCTHMNELLPIATTVAIQTVLAKRMEGGTAVLKAYAPAFVNQCYTWRSDGPAIQSINNATYKDV; encoded by the coding sequence ATGAGTAACCACTCTTCGGTGCCGGCTCCATCGGCACCAGTATTTGCCCACAGACGTACCATCGACTGCCAAAGCGCACGGCGCGAAGATGGATTGTGGGAGCTGCAAGCGACACTGCATGATTTCAAGGGAACCCCATTCCCTACGGCAACCGGCGGAAAGGTGATGCCCGGCGAGGCGCTTCACCATATGCAACTGACGCTGGTCTTCAACGATGCGCTGACAATCCAGACCGCGCAAACGCGACTGTTCAGCGGACCTGCTCCGGATTGTCATCACGTCGACACAAGCTACGATGCGCTTATCGGCATGACGCTTGGTCCAGGCTTCAGCCGCCAGGCGCAGGAACGCTTTGGCGGGATTCGGGGATGCACGCACATGAACGAGCTGCTACCCATCGCGACTACCGTGGCTATTCAGACCGTCCTTGCAAAGCGCATGGAAGGAGGTACTGCCGTATTGAAGGCGTATGCACCTGCCTTCGTGAATCAATGCTACACATGGCGCAGCGACGGACCAGCTATTCAGTCGATCAACAATGCGACGTATAAGGATGTTTGA
- a CDS encoding lipid-transfer protein encodes MTQKVVVAGVGMIPFKKPGQSETYPVMGAQAVRAALADAGVGYESIQQAFASYIYGDSICGQRVLYDVGMTGIPIVNVNNNCSSGSTAIYLARQAIASGEVDIVLAVGFEQMNPGALGSNFADKPNPTELFMQQCDILLGKQDIPPALRLFGGAGLEHMKRFGTPLETFAKIRAKASRHAANNPMSVFRKVVTTEEVMADQMVWPGVMTRLMACPPTCGAAAVVLCSEAYAKKHGLDSRVWIAGQALTTDGSETFNAGDMRNMAGFSMSRAAANKVYEIAGIGAKDVDVVELHDCFAHNELLTYEALGLCPEGGAQKFVDDGDNTYGGKYVVNPSGGLLSKGHPIGATGLAQCTELVQQLRGNVDQRQVEGARIALQHNVGIGGAAVVTMYRI; translated from the coding sequence ATGACGCAGAAAGTCGTCGTTGCCGGTGTCGGCATGATTCCATTCAAGAAGCCTGGCCAGAGCGAAACCTACCCGGTCATGGGCGCGCAGGCCGTGCGCGCGGCATTGGCCGATGCCGGTGTCGGCTATGAGTCGATTCAGCAAGCCTTTGCGAGCTATATCTACGGCGATTCGATCTGCGGCCAGCGAGTGCTGTACGACGTCGGCATGACCGGTATTCCTATCGTCAACGTCAACAACAATTGCTCCAGCGGCTCCACTGCCATCTATCTGGCACGCCAGGCGATTGCCAGCGGCGAAGTGGACATCGTGTTGGCAGTGGGCTTCGAACAAATGAATCCGGGCGCGCTGGGTTCAAATTTTGCTGACAAACCGAACCCGACTGAGTTGTTCATGCAGCAGTGCGACATCTTGCTGGGCAAGCAGGACATTCCGCCGGCGCTGCGTCTCTTCGGCGGTGCCGGCCTGGAGCACATGAAGCGCTTCGGCACACCGCTGGAAACCTTTGCCAAGATCCGTGCGAAAGCCAGCCGTCATGCGGCCAACAATCCGATGTCGGTGTTCCGCAAGGTTGTGACGACCGAAGAAGTGATGGCCGACCAGATGGTGTGGCCGGGTGTGATGACCCGACTGATGGCGTGCCCCCCGACCTGCGGCGCAGCCGCAGTCGTCTTGTGCAGCGAAGCGTACGCCAAAAAGCATGGCCTCGATTCGCGCGTCTGGATCGCGGGGCAAGCACTGACCACCGACGGTTCTGAAACCTTCAACGCTGGCGACATGCGCAACATGGCCGGTTTTTCCATGTCGCGTGCGGCGGCCAACAAGGTCTACGAGATCGCCGGCATCGGCGCCAAAGACGTCGATGTGGTTGAACTGCATGATTGCTTCGCGCACAACGAGCTGCTCACCTATGAAGCGCTCGGCCTGTGCCCGGAAGGCGGCGCACAGAAGTTCGTTGACGATGGCGACAACACCTACGGCGGAAAATATGTGGTCAACCCGTCCGGCGGCCTGCTGTCGAAGGGGCATCCGATCGGTGCCACCGGTCTGGCGCAATGTACGGAACTCGTGCAGCAATTGCGCGGTAATGTCGATCAGCGCCAGGTCGAAGGAGCGCGCATCGCGCTGCAGCACAATGTCGGTATCGGCGGTGCTGCCGTGGTCACCATGTATCGCATTTAA
- a CDS encoding enoyl-CoA hydratase/isomerase family protein, with amino-acid sequence MSVSFALKGPVGWITLERPKAMNALNFEIVKGITAQLEAWKNDPAVRAVVVTGTGPAFCAGADLKQVSAPVGPGEMDFLDTIVVFFDTLRSFPKPVIAAVNGLALAGGLETVLCCDIVIAAQSAKFGDAHSNFGVFPGGGGAAILPRKVPANVAKYLLFTGDSLPAEDMKTYGLVSEVVADGELIARVQAIGEKLAKKSPIVLSRMKKVANEAADKSAADALRHEVLELRNHQRSYDIQEGLRAFVEKRAPEFKGY; translated from the coding sequence ATGAGCGTTTCGTTTGCACTGAAGGGGCCGGTCGGCTGGATTACGTTGGAGCGTCCGAAGGCGATGAACGCCTTGAATTTCGAAATCGTAAAAGGCATCACGGCCCAGCTCGAAGCGTGGAAAAACGATCCGGCAGTGCGTGCGGTGGTCGTGACCGGTACCGGTCCGGCATTTTGCGCCGGCGCCGACCTCAAGCAGGTTTCTGCGCCGGTTGGGCCCGGCGAGATGGATTTCCTGGACACGATCGTTGTGTTTTTTGACACGCTGCGTTCCTTCCCCAAGCCGGTCATCGCGGCCGTTAATGGTCTTGCATTGGCTGGCGGCCTGGAAACCGTGCTGTGCTGCGACATCGTGATCGCCGCGCAAAGCGCCAAGTTTGGCGATGCGCACTCGAACTTCGGCGTGTTCCCGGGTGGTGGCGGCGCCGCGATCCTGCCGCGCAAGGTGCCGGCCAATGTCGCCAAGTACCTGTTGTTCACCGGCGATTCGCTGCCGGCCGAAGACATGAAGACCTACGGTCTGGTCAGTGAAGTCGTCGCGGATGGCGAACTGATCGCCCGCGTGCAGGCCATCGGCGAAAAGCTCGCCAAGAAGAGCCCGATCGTGTTGAGCCGCATGAAGAAAGTGGCGAACGAAGCAGCCGACAAGTCGGCAGCCGACGCGCTGCGTCACGAAGTGCTGGAGCTGCGTAATCACCAGCGTTCGTACGACATCCAGGAAGGCCTGCGTGCGTTTGTTGAAAAGCGTGCTCCGGAGTTCAAGGGCTATTGA